One Brevibacillus choshinensis genomic window carries:
- a CDS encoding HAMP domain-containing sensor histidine kinase: MFTKNNKPVSLLRYWTVRYLITLCCGLVIIGIVSSYWIKYAATEKQLEVTRLFAEEVADRVVDDAGNLLVGNTLHQVLDNRRKFMGVDRNLLLFIKNDKGELIYSRPGQLPPPLQNDLERLLTEAERSDKVKQPNGDTQYVVKKDLEYNDKNIGRVILLFPETDIKVGREQLQYLVIMLGSLGVLGWAVIYFHSRRLSEPIQNVVVAARQIVEGNYDVPLHQPIKEKEIHELVYTFKEMADRLRQLESMRTELLAGVTHELKTPVTSISGLVQAINDEVVSGEEEKEFLEICLKETKRLQSMVEDLLDFNSFAVGAIAVAQEEQNLNKLVREIASQWKIVNDPDPISLYTNIPEKQSIVLVDPGRVQQILINLLNNAKQAIGAGGKIELELYETPADMRIDVKDNGQGIPQEEQSLIFERFFRGSNKKDKVRGLGLGLSFSRMIAKALGGELVLKESSEQGSTFTLILPKLFQEKKASS, from the coding sequence GTGTTTACAAAAAACAATAAGCCCGTTTCTTTGCTTCGCTACTGGACGGTACGTTATTTGATCACACTTTGCTGTGGACTGGTCATCATCGGGATTGTGTCGTCCTATTGGATCAAGTACGCGGCAACGGAAAAGCAGCTGGAGGTCACGCGGCTATTTGCGGAAGAAGTGGCGGACCGGGTCGTGGATGACGCAGGAAATTTGCTCGTAGGCAATACGCTGCATCAGGTCCTGGACAATCGGCGAAAGTTCATGGGCGTCGATCGCAATTTGCTGCTGTTCATCAAAAATGATAAGGGCGAGCTGATCTACAGCCGGCCAGGACAGCTGCCGCCGCCGCTGCAAAACGATCTGGAACGACTCCTGACCGAAGCGGAACGCTCCGATAAAGTAAAGCAGCCGAATGGAGACACGCAATACGTCGTCAAGAAGGATTTGGAATATAACGACAAAAATATCGGGAGGGTCATCCTTCTCTTTCCGGAAACCGATATCAAGGTGGGAAGGGAGCAGCTGCAGTACCTGGTGATTATGCTCGGAAGTCTGGGAGTGCTGGGCTGGGCCGTCATTTATTTCCACTCGCGGCGCTTGTCTGAGCCGATTCAGAACGTGGTGGTGGCCGCCAGACAGATCGTAGAGGGAAACTATGATGTTCCGCTTCATCAACCGATCAAAGAGAAGGAAATCCATGAGCTGGTCTACACGTTCAAGGAAATGGCGGATAGGCTGCGCCAGCTCGAAAGCATGCGCACGGAGCTGCTGGCTGGCGTCACCCATGAATTGAAAACGCCGGTGACATCCATCAGCGGACTCGTGCAGGCCATCAACGACGAGGTCGTATCGGGTGAGGAAGAAAAGGAATTTTTGGAGATTTGCCTGAAGGAGACGAAAAGGCTGCAAAGCATGGTCGAGGATTTGCTGGATTTCAACTCGTTTGCAGTCGGAGCTATTGCCGTTGCGCAGGAAGAGCAGAACCTGAACAAACTCGTCCGGGAGATTGCATCGCAGTGGAAAATCGTGAATGATCCGGATCCGATATCGCTGTACACGAACATTCCGGAAAAACAGTCGATAGTGCTAGTAGATCCAGGGCGTGTCCAGCAGATCCTGATCAACTTGCTGAACAATGCGAAACAGGCGATCGGTGCCGGGGGAAAAATCGAGCTGGAGCTGTATGAAACGCCGGCTGACATGCGGATCGATGTAAAGGATAACGGACAAGGTATACCGCAAGAGGAACAGTCCTTGATCTTCGAGCGTTTTTTCCGGGGAAGCAACAAGAAGGACAAGGTGCGCGGCTTGGGCCTTGGCCTGTCCTTTTCCCGCATGATCGCAAAGGCATTGGGCGGCGAGCTCGTGCTCAAGGAAAGTTCGGAGCAAGGCTCAACATTCACGTTGATTTTGCCGAAATTGTTCCAGGAAAAGAAGGCCAGCTCCTGA